One segment of Thermogemmata fonticola DNA contains the following:
- a CDS encoding Gfo/Idh/MocA family protein gives MNRREALSATAAAVVAGEPLARLLAVESSRGFYANDQLQIGLIGVGGRCRHLVRSFPALPNVRITAVCDVWDAALDAGRKLADPKALATRRHEELLARKDVDAVLICTPDHWHVPLTIAACEAGKDVYVEKPLTHKPEEGPAVIAAQNKYRRKVQVGTQHRSMTHLIEARRLLREGIIGTVHKVQCTWNRNAPRAQRYKDTLDPRTVDWKRFLGNAPDQPFDPYKFRQWRWFWDFGGGLFTDLMVHWIDTVDWFLDVGEPAEAVSIGDYFSAQGVWETPDTVQTLLRYPHKQLQVHFEGTFSSNRLGSMCEFRGTEGTLYVDRGRYEIIPDRGKNRPEPRQVILGAGPKGLDFYDKPDGELLHLTQWIECIRDRSKSPACPAEAGVRAAAAAHKANRALPMFPKKAR, from the coding sequence ATGAATCGGCGGGAAGCACTCTCGGCGACGGCGGCGGCGGTGGTGGCAGGGGAACCGCTGGCGCGGCTGCTGGCGGTGGAATCCTCGCGCGGCTTCTATGCCAATGATCAATTGCAGATCGGCCTGATCGGGGTTGGTGGCCGCTGCCGGCATCTCGTCCGCTCGTTCCCGGCATTGCCCAATGTGCGGATCACCGCCGTCTGCGATGTCTGGGATGCCGCCCTGGACGCGGGCCGGAAGCTGGCCGATCCCAAGGCTCTGGCTACCCGCCGCCATGAGGAGTTGCTCGCGCGCAAAGATGTCGATGCCGTGCTCATCTGCACCCCGGACCACTGGCACGTCCCGCTGACTATCGCCGCCTGCGAGGCCGGCAAGGATGTCTATGTCGAAAAACCGCTGACCCACAAGCCGGAGGAAGGCCCCGCGGTCATCGCCGCTCAGAACAAGTATCGCCGCAAAGTCCAAGTCGGCACCCAGCACCGCAGCATGACCCACCTGATCGAAGCCCGCCGCCTGCTCCGCGAAGGGATCATTGGCACCGTCCACAAAGTCCAGTGCACTTGGAACCGCAACGCGCCCCGTGCCCAACGCTACAAGGACACCCTCGATCCCCGCACCGTCGATTGGAAGCGGTTCCTCGGCAACGCCCCCGATCAGCCCTTCGACCCTTACAAGTTCCGCCAATGGCGCTGGTTCTGGGACTTCGGCGGCGGCCTCTTCACCGACCTCATGGTCCACTGGATCGACACCGTGGACTGGTTCCTCGATGTGGGCGAACCGGCGGAAGCGGTCAGCATCGGCGACTACTTCTCCGCTCAGGGGGTCTGGGAAACGCCCGATACGGTGCAAACCCTCCTGCGCTACCCCCACAAGCAGCTCCAGGTCCACTTCGAGGGGACCTTCAGCAGCAACCGCCTCGGCTCCATGTGCGAATTCCGCGGCACGGAAGGCACCTTGTACGTGGACCGCGGACGCTACGAAATCATCCCCGATCGCGGCAAAAATCGGCCCGAACCCCGACAGGTGATCCTCGGCGCCGGACCCAAAGGACTCGACTTCTACGACAAACCCGACGGCGAGTTGCTCCACCTGACCCAGTGGATCGAATGCATCCGGGACCGGAGCAAGTCCCCGGCCTGCCCCGCAGAAGCGGGCGTGCGAGCGGCGGCGGCGGCCCACAAAGCCAACCGCGCCTTGCCCATGTTCCCCAAAAAGGCCCGGTGA